Proteins encoded together in one Flavobacteriales bacterium window:
- the rfbC gene encoding dTDP-4-dehydrorhamnose 3,5-epimerase: MRIETTPLDGLLVLRPAVHRDDRGHFLESFNERTFAASTGLNVRFVQDNESVSRRNVLRGLHLQTGASAQAKLVRVARGAVLDVCVDLRADSPTRGRHFSIRLDESAPVMLFIPEGFAHGLAVLEDNTLFQYKCSRYWDPAAERTLLWNDPALAIDWGVTGPIVNAKDQAGLPLKDLLPTLA; encoded by the coding sequence ATGCGGATCGAGACCACTCCCCTTGATGGCCTGCTGGTGCTGCGACCTGCCGTGCACCGCGACGACCGGGGCCACTTCCTGGAAAGCTTCAACGAGCGGACCTTCGCTGCGTCCACAGGGCTCAACGTGCGCTTCGTACAGGACAACGAATCGGTATCGCGCCGGAACGTGCTGCGTGGACTGCACCTGCAGACGGGCGCCTCGGCCCAGGCCAAGCTCGTGCGCGTGGCGCGCGGCGCCGTTCTCGATGTATGCGTGGACCTGCGTGCCGACAGCCCCACCCGGGGTCGGCACTTCAGCATCCGGCTCGACGAGAGCGCACCGGTGATGCTGTTCATCCCGGAGGGATTCGCCCACGGCCTTGCGGTGCTGGAGGACAACACCCTCTTCCAGTACAAGTGCTCCCGTTATTGGGACCCGGCGGCCGAACGCACCCTCCTGTGGAACGACCCCGCCCTCGCGATCGACTGGGGGGTGACCGGGCCCATCGTGAACGCCAAGGACCAGGCCGGCCTTCCGTTGAAGGACCTTCTGCCCACGCTTGCCTAG
- a CDS encoding polysaccharide biosynthesis tyrosine autokinase has translation MLNEDVSQRNITLDSYRERITNFSNEFDLGLFLYIIKRSSVWIMLCIILSGAAAYLYLRYTAPTFKSGAILQIRESNNAQLVLEMNQFVEDKNLLADVELLRSKFFIDKALRKLPLEVSYFYKGQILTNELYTGTFFRIEDVEVLDPRVRDMPIFIDLKTEGKATFSYAVAGQPLTLTFDLNERITTPHFRCSVWLDDVAMMERMEADGSTFFRINSPSSLVAQYSKQIDARILDNDARTVAIDCRDANPVLARDLAEAMAETYIGYDVERMRESAESILRFIESQKDTVFDKLRESEYRMQAFKMENKVSDMSELTPIYLNRVREYEDRIVEVRVEMDLLSAIEQSTDKALGDIDVYNLMPLLVGTTYERSLTTMIESLQKLLLEREELFLEATPSNQAVRDVEHRIQVQKGLVVNSIRSLRSRLTDKVKEYEDIILQHEARFLTLPEKELEFARIDRLFQINEKYYTLLLEKDIEYRISRAGFVPDNKVLERPVIPAMPMAPNRNLVLFSYLLTGLVISFLIVLVRYVLHDNITSLNDIAKTSSASIGILGMIPKYKKEIPISQLLVDKNPKSLIAESFRTVRTNMQFVDNTPGPKLIAITSTISGEGKTFVAINLAGIIAFSGKRVIVLDLDMRKPKIHLGFGVDNIRGMSTLLINKDTLENCIQQSALENLYFITAGPIPPNPSELVISERMNLIIEELKKSYDVILIDNPPVGLVTDGIAMIQRADYPIYIFRSDYSKKAFIHNVDRLINENRITRITTILNGVDIDRNKYGYNYGYGYGYGYGYGHGYGTGYGYYEDRGDRKGGKGGRRKGLLGKLTGRA, from the coding sequence ATGCTGAACGAGGACGTCAGCCAGCGGAACATCACCCTCGACAGCTATCGGGAGCGGATCACGAACTTCAGCAACGAGTTCGACCTCGGGCTGTTCCTGTACATCATCAAACGATCGTCCGTCTGGATCATGCTCTGCATCATCCTGTCGGGCGCCGCGGCCTACCTCTACCTGCGATACACCGCCCCCACCTTCAAGAGCGGCGCCATCCTGCAGATCCGCGAGAGCAACAACGCCCAGCTGGTGCTGGAAATGAACCAGTTCGTGGAGGACAAGAACCTGCTGGCCGATGTGGAGCTCCTCCGCTCGAAGTTCTTCATCGACAAGGCGCTGCGCAAGCTTCCGCTCGAGGTCAGTTACTTCTACAAGGGCCAGATCCTCACCAACGAGCTGTACACCGGGACCTTCTTCCGCATCGAGGATGTGGAGGTGCTCGATCCCCGGGTGCGCGACATGCCCATCTTCATCGATCTGAAGACCGAGGGAAAGGCCACCTTCTCCTATGCCGTGGCCGGCCAGCCGCTCACCCTCACCTTCGACCTCAACGAACGCATCACCACTCCTCATTTCCGCTGCAGCGTGTGGCTTGATGACGTGGCGATGATGGAACGCATGGAGGCGGACGGCTCGACCTTCTTCCGCATCAACAGTCCATCGAGCCTGGTGGCCCAGTACTCCAAGCAGATCGACGCCCGCATCCTGGACAACGATGCCCGGACCGTGGCCATTGACTGCCGCGATGCCAACCCCGTGCTGGCCCGCGACCTGGCCGAGGCCATGGCCGAGACCTACATCGGATACGATGTGGAGCGCATGCGCGAAAGCGCCGAGAGCATCCTGCGGTTCATCGAATCGCAGAAGGACACCGTGTTCGACAAGCTGCGCGAGTCCGAGTACCGGATGCAGGCCTTCAAGATGGAGAACAAGGTGTCCGACATGAGCGAGCTGACACCGATCTACCTGAACCGGGTGCGCGAGTACGAGGACCGGATCGTGGAAGTGCGGGTGGAGATGGACCTGCTTTCCGCCATTGAGCAATCCACGGACAAAGCCCTGGGCGACATCGACGTCTACAATCTGATGCCCCTGCTCGTCGGCACCACCTACGAACGTTCGCTCACCACCATGATCGAATCGCTCCAGAAACTGCTCCTCGAACGTGAGGAGCTCTTCCTGGAGGCCACGCCCAGCAACCAGGCCGTACGCGACGTCGAGCACCGCATCCAAGTGCAGAAGGGCCTCGTGGTGAACAGCATCCGGAGCCTGCGCTCGAGGCTCACCGACAAGGTGAAGGAATACGAGGACATCATCCTCCAGCATGAGGCCCGCTTCCTCACACTTCCCGAGAAGGAGCTCGAGTTCGCCCGCATCGACCGCCTGTTCCAGATCAACGAGAAGTACTATACCCTGCTGCTGGAGAAGGACATCGAGTACCGGATCAGCCGTGCGGGCTTCGTGCCGGACAACAAGGTCCTCGAGCGACCGGTGATCCCTGCGATGCCGATGGCGCCCAACCGCAACCTGGTGTTGTTCTCCTACCTGCTCACCGGGCTGGTGATCAGCTTCCTCATCGTTCTGGTGCGCTATGTGCTTCACGACAACATCACCTCGCTGAACGACATCGCCAAGACCTCCAGCGCGTCCATCGGCATCCTGGGCATGATCCCCAAGTACAAGAAGGAGATCCCCATCAGCCAGCTGCTCGTGGATAAGAACCCCAAGAGCCTCATCGCCGAGAGCTTCAGAACCGTGCGCACGAACATGCAGTTCGTGGACAATACCCCGGGGCCAAAGCTCATCGCCATCACCAGCACCATCAGCGGCGAGGGGAAGACCTTCGTGGCCATCAACCTCGCAGGCATCATCGCGTTCAGCGGAAAGCGCGTCATCGTGCTCGACCTCGACATGCGGAAACCCAAGATCCACCTGGGCTTCGGCGTGGACAACATCCGCGGCATGAGCACCCTGCTCATCAACAAGGACACGCTGGAGAACTGCATCCAGCAGAGCGCCCTCGAGAACCTGTACTTCATCACCGCCGGCCCCATCCCGCCCAACCCGTCGGAACTGGTGATCAGTGAACGCATGAACCTCATCATCGAAGAGCTCAAGAAGTCGTACGACGTGATCCTGATCGACAACCCGCCCGTGGGCCTGGTCACGGACGGCATCGCCATGATCCAGCGTGCGGACTATCCCATCTACATCTTCCGCTCGGACTACAGCAAGAAGGCCTTCATCCACAACGTGGACCGCCTGATCAACGAGAACCGCATCACCCGCATCACCACCATCCTGAACGGTGTGGACATCGACCGCAATAAGTACGGCTACAACTACGGCTATGGCTACGGCTACGGCTATGGCTATGGCCACGGCTATGGCACGGGCTACGGCTATTACGAGGACCGTGGCGACCGGAAGGGCGGCAAGGGCGGTCGCCGCAAGGGACTTCTGGGCAAACTCACCGGCAGGGCCTGA
- a CDS encoding polysaccharide biosynthesis/export family protein, which produces MRTARLGPLVVLAVAVLMGGGCTINRDIMFKTPLGYQFDSVPDTVDLAFKIQPNDYLQFRLFANDGFKMIDMVSIGTGADNARSMQRLQFNYLVEPDGNVKLPLLGRVTLSGKTLREAETWLEQRYMEFYNRPFVQLSVTNRRVVVFPGGGGDAVVVPLENANTTLLEVLASARGVAKRGNAHKVKVFRRDPAGGRQIFQFDLTDIEGLRHADMVMFSDDVVYVEPNPELVREVLADITPIITLLTSVVLVIGIIRGFQ; this is translated from the coding sequence ATGCGAACGGCACGTCTTGGGCCTTTGGTGGTGTTGGCGGTGGCGGTGTTGATGGGCGGCGGTTGCACCATCAACCGCGACATCATGTTCAAGACACCGCTGGGCTATCAGTTCGACTCGGTACCCGACACGGTGGACCTGGCGTTCAAGATCCAGCCGAACGATTACCTGCAGTTCCGGCTCTTCGCCAACGACGGGTTCAAGATGATCGACATGGTGTCCATCGGCACCGGGGCGGATAATGCGCGTAGCATGCAGCGCCTGCAGTTCAACTACCTGGTGGAGCCCGATGGCAACGTGAAGCTGCCGCTGCTCGGCCGCGTCACCCTATCGGGCAAGACCCTTCGGGAGGCCGAGACCTGGCTGGAACAGCGCTACATGGAGTTCTACAACCGGCCTTTCGTCCAGTTGAGCGTGACCAACCGCCGTGTGGTCGTCTTCCCGGGCGGGGGCGGCGATGCGGTGGTGGTGCCTCTGGAGAACGCGAACACCACCCTGCTTGAGGTGCTGGCGAGCGCACGGGGGGTGGCGAAGCGCGGCAACGCCCACAAGGTGAAGGTCTTCCGGCGCGACCCCGCCGGGGGCAGGCAGATCTTCCAGTTCGACCTCACGGACATCGAAGGGCTGAGGCATGCGGACATGGTCATGTTCTCGGACGACGTGGTGTACGTGGAACCGAACCCGGAGCTTGTGCGCGAGGTGCTCGCCGACATCACCCCGATCATCACCCTGCTCACCAGCGTGGTGCTGGTGATCGGCATCATCCGGGGCTTCCAATAG
- a CDS encoding glycosyltransferase, giving the protein MPRILRIINRFNLGGPTHNAAYLTRYLPGDYETLLVGGSQEATEEGSHHILRSLGVEAMILPELQREVAPWRDRGAYRRIKQLIREFKPDIVHTHAAKAGAVGRMAAADLGVKAIVHTFHGHVFHSYFGPVRTALYKNIERFLARRSSRIIAISEKQKHELVDEHRICPGDKVSVIPLGFDLSRFREDRAQKRAFFRSVYGVADDEIAIAIVGRLVPIKNHDLFLEAMAAVARRTQRRVRAFIVGDGEERDHLEARVKELGLSHAVGPIFNGHGFGHGAGSGAVVPQATITFTSWIKEVDIVYAGVDLVVLTSLNEGTPVSLIEAQASDRPVVTTRVGGVENVVLPDRSALLSPSGDLATMTEAILRVVEDDALRGRMGGQGWDFVRQRYHYTRLVDDTARLYDALLN; this is encoded by the coding sequence ATGCCTCGTATCCTCCGGATCATCAACCGCTTCAACCTCGGGGGGCCCACGCACAACGCCGCCTACCTGACCCGCTACCTGCCCGGGGACTATGAGACCCTGCTCGTGGGGGGCAGCCAGGAGGCCACCGAGGAAGGCAGCCATCACATTCTCCGTTCCCTCGGAGTGGAGGCCATGATCCTGCCGGAGCTGCAGCGCGAGGTGGCCCCTTGGCGCGACAGGGGCGCCTACCGACGCATCAAACAGCTCATCCGCGAGTTCAAGCCGGACATCGTGCACACCCACGCCGCCAAGGCCGGTGCGGTAGGGCGCATGGCGGCCGCGGACCTCGGCGTGAAGGCCATCGTCCACACCTTCCACGGCCACGTCTTCCACAGCTACTTCGGTCCGGTGCGTACCGCGCTGTACAAGAACATCGAGCGCTTCCTCGCCCGCCGCAGCAGTCGCATCATCGCCATCAGCGAGAAGCAGAAGCACGAACTGGTGGACGAGCACCGGATCTGTCCCGGGGACAAGGTGAGCGTGATCCCCCTGGGCTTCGACCTCAGCCGGTTCCGGGAGGACCGCGCACAGAAGCGGGCCTTCTTCCGAAGTGTCTACGGCGTGGCCGACGACGAGATCGCCATCGCCATCGTCGGCCGGCTCGTCCCGATCAAGAACCACGACCTCTTCCTGGAGGCCATGGCCGCGGTCGCCCGACGCACCCAACGGCGTGTGCGCGCGTTCATCGTGGGCGACGGTGAGGAACGCGACCACTTGGAAGCGCGGGTCAAGGAGCTCGGATTGAGCCACGCCGTGGGCCCCATCTTCAACGGACATGGCTTCGGCCACGGCGCCGGGTCAGGTGCCGTGGTGCCCCAGGCCACGATCACCTTCACCTCCTGGATCAAGGAGGTGGACATCGTCTACGCCGGTGTCGACCTCGTGGTCCTCACCTCGCTGAACGAGGGCACACCGGTGAGCCTGATCGAGGCGCAGGCCTCGGACCGGCCGGTGGTGACCACCCGTGTGGGCGGCGTTGAGAACGTGGTCCTGCCGGACCGGTCGGCGTTGCTGAGCCCATCGGGCGACCTGGCCACGATGACCGAGGCCATCCTGCGTGTGGTGGAGGACGATGCGCTGCGGGGCCGGATGGGCGGGCAGGGATGGGACTTCGTGCGCCAGCGCTACCACTACACACGCCTGGTGGACGATACCGCCCGTCTGTACGATGCCCTGCTGAACTGA
- the asnB gene encoding asparagine synthase (glutamine-hydrolyzing), translating into MCGIAGTYHLGGGPAPSDERIRAALACIAHRGPDDEGVHRAGRAVLGHRRLSIIDTSAAGHQPFTDLEGRYTIVFNGEVFNFAELRARLEAQGHRFKSRTDTEVALRLFALKGPAFLHDLNGFFALAIHDAQEDTLFLARDRFGVKPLLWCLHEDTVMFASELGALLALGAPRRLDRVSLRTYFTHYYIPAPHTILEGVHKLRPGHSLMVDAQGIRTARWYEAEAEAAKTPVPSDPVQRLRDLMDDAVRIRLVSDVPVGTFLSGGLDSSIVSALARRHKPDLRTFSIGYTEAYYDETPFAEAVARHLGTDHTTFTLGHDDLAASYDDLLAALDEPFADQSALPSYVLNARTRQQVTVALSGDGADEVFGGYRKHQAELRVRAPGTVERLALLGSPLWRVLPRSRNHPLADKVRQLDRFARSAALSAEDRYLLLASWDEELDAATLLDPASDEGAFAQRRAAITAPLAAHRDLNGLLWADVHTVLPDDMLRKVDLTSMAHALEVRTPFLDRRVVELAFALPSEVKFRKGSGKQLLREAFGDLLPQGTLTRAKRGFEVPLTPLLKGPLADRLATCADTELLRAAGLEPGAVRQVLNRFHGPSPGSSQATVHALIVYLTWWRRYMA; encoded by the coding sequence ATGTGCGGCATCGCCGGCACCTACCATCTGGGCGGCGGGCCGGCCCCGTCGGACGAGCGCATCCGGGCCGCGCTGGCCTGCATCGCCCATCGGGGGCCGGATGACGAGGGCGTGCACCGGGCGGGACGCGCAGTGCTCGGCCACCGTCGCCTGAGCATCATCGACACATCGGCCGCCGGGCACCAGCCGTTCACCGACCTGGAGGGCCGGTATACCATCGTCTTCAATGGCGAGGTGTTCAACTTCGCCGAGCTGCGCGCCAGGCTGGAAGCCCAGGGCCACCGCTTCAAGAGCCGCACTGACACCGAGGTGGCCCTGCGGCTCTTCGCCCTGAAAGGACCGGCCTTCCTGCACGACCTCAATGGTTTCTTCGCCCTGGCCATCCACGATGCCCAGGAGGACACGCTCTTCCTGGCCCGCGACCGGTTCGGGGTGAAGCCCCTGCTGTGGTGCCTGCACGAGGACACGGTGATGTTCGCCAGCGAGCTGGGCGCCCTCCTGGCCCTGGGGGCTCCGCGCCGGCTGGACCGCGTGTCACTGCGCACCTATTTCACGCACTACTACATCCCTGCGCCGCACACCATCCTGGAAGGTGTGCACAAGCTGCGGCCCGGCCACAGCCTGATGGTGGATGCCCAGGGCATCCGCACCGCCCGCTGGTACGAGGCGGAGGCCGAAGCGGCGAAGACCCCCGTGCCTTCGGACCCCGTGCAGCGGCTCCGCGACCTGATGGATGACGCCGTGCGGATCCGGCTGGTGAGCGACGTGCCCGTGGGCACCTTTCTCAGCGGCGGCCTGGACAGCAGCATCGTGAGCGCACTGGCCAGGCGCCACAAACCCGACCTGCGCACCTTCAGCATCGGCTACACCGAGGCGTACTACGACGAGACCCCCTTCGCCGAGGCCGTGGCGCGCCATCTGGGCACCGACCACACCACCTTCACCCTGGGGCACGATGACCTGGCCGCCAGCTACGACGATCTGCTGGCCGCGCTGGACGAGCCCTTCGCGGACCAGAGCGCCCTGCCCAGCTACGTGCTGAACGCCCGCACACGGCAGCAAGTGACCGTGGCCCTGAGCGGTGATGGCGCGGACGAGGTCTTCGGCGGATACCGGAAACACCAGGCCGAGCTCCGCGTTCGCGCACCCGGGACGGTGGAGCGGCTGGCCCTGCTGGGCTCCCCCTTGTGGAGGGTACTGCCCCGTTCGCGCAACCACCCACTGGCCGATAAAGTGCGCCAGCTGGACCGGTTCGCACGAAGCGCAGCGCTGAGCGCGGAGGACCGATACCTGCTCCTGGCCTCGTGGGACGAGGAGCTCGATGCCGCCACCCTCCTGGATCCTGCATCCGACGAAGGGGCCTTCGCGCAGCGTCGGGCCGCGATCACCGCCCCCCTGGCCGCGCACCGCGACCTCAACGGCCTGTTGTGGGCGGATGTGCACACCGTGCTGCCCGACGACATGCTGCGCAAGGTGGACCTGACCAGCATGGCGCACGCCCTTGAGGTACGCACCCCGTTCCTGGACCGGCGTGTGGTGGAGCTGGCCTTCGCCCTTCCGTCCGAGGTCAAGTTCCGCAAGGGTTCGGGAAAGCAGCTGCTGCGCGAAGCCTTCGGGGACCTGCTGCCCCAAGGCACATTGACCCGGGCCAAGCGCGGCTTCGAGGTACCGCTGACCCCCCTGCTCAAAGGGCCATTGGCCGACCGCCTGGCCACCTGTGCGGATACCGAGCTGCTCCGTGCCGCTGGCCTCGAGCCAGGTGCCGTCCGGCAGGTGCTCAACCGGTTCCATGGCCCTTCGCCCGGAAGTTCGCAGGCAACCGTGCATGCCCTCATCGTCTATCTGACGTGGTGGCGGCGGTACATGGCCTGA
- the lpdA gene encoding dihydrolipoyl dehydrogenase, producing the protein MSYDVIVLGSGPGGYVAAIRASQLGLKTAVVEREALGGICLNWGCIPTKALLKSAQVFEYIHHAKDYGITVNGGSPDMKAIVQRSRDVAKGMSNGVQFLMKKNKIDVIMGTGKLMPGKKLEVTGADGKKQVLEAKHILIATGARSRVLPNLPQDGKKIIGYREAMVLAEQPKSMVVVGSGAIGSEFAYFYNAIGTKVTLVEFMPNVVPVEDEEVSKQLEKSFKKQGIDVMTGAEVTKVDTAGKGCKVTVKSAKGEQVIECDIVLSAVGIAPNIEGIGLEEVGIATDKGRITVNEHYQTNIPGYYAIGDVTPGQALAHVASAEGIICVEKIAGHHPEALDYGNIPGCTYCSPEVASVGLTEKQCKDKGLAIKVGKFPFTASGKASAGGNKDGFVKLIFDAKYGELLGAHMIGANVTEMIAECVSIRKLETTGHEIIKTVHPHPTMSEAIMEAAAAAYGEVIHL; encoded by the coding sequence ATGAGCTATGATGTGATCGTCCTCGGCAGTGGCCCCGGAGGCTACGTGGCCGCCATCCGTGCCAGCCAGCTGGGCCTGAAGACCGCCGTCGTGGAACGCGAGGCCCTTGGCGGCATCTGCCTCAACTGGGGCTGCATCCCCACCAAGGCCCTGCTGAAGAGCGCCCAGGTGTTCGAGTACATCCACCACGCCAAGGACTACGGCATCACCGTCAACGGCGGCTCGCCCGACATGAAGGCCATCGTGCAGCGCAGCCGCGACGTGGCCAAGGGCATGAGCAACGGCGTGCAGTTCCTGATGAAGAAGAACAAGATCGACGTGATCATGGGCACTGGCAAGCTGATGCCGGGAAAGAAGCTCGAGGTCACCGGCGCCGACGGCAAGAAGCAGGTGCTCGAGGCCAAGCACATCCTCATCGCCACAGGCGCACGCAGCCGCGTGCTGCCCAACCTGCCCCAGGACGGCAAGAAGATCATCGGCTACCGCGAGGCCATGGTGCTCGCCGAGCAGCCCAAGAGCATGGTGGTGGTGGGCAGCGGCGCCATCGGCAGCGAGTTCGCCTACTTCTACAACGCCATCGGCACCAAGGTGACCTTGGTGGAGTTCATGCCCAACGTGGTGCCCGTGGAGGACGAGGAGGTGAGCAAGCAGCTCGAGAAGAGCTTCAAGAAGCAGGGCATCGACGTGATGACCGGCGCCGAGGTGACCAAGGTGGACACCGCGGGCAAGGGCTGCAAGGTGACCGTGAAGAGCGCCAAGGGTGAGCAGGTGATCGAGTGCGACATCGTGCTCAGCGCCGTGGGCATCGCCCCCAACATCGAGGGCATCGGGCTGGAGGAGGTGGGCATCGCCACCGACAAGGGCCGCATCACGGTGAACGAGCACTACCAGACCAACATCCCCGGCTACTACGCCATCGGCGACGTGACCCCCGGCCAGGCCCTGGCGCACGTGGCCAGCGCGGAAGGCATCATCTGCGTGGAGAAGATCGCCGGGCACCACCCCGAGGCGCTCGACTACGGCAACATCCCCGGCTGCACCTACTGCAGCCCCGAGGTGGCCAGCGTGGGCCTGACCGAGAAGCAGTGCAAGGACAAGGGCCTGGCCATCAAGGTGGGCAAGTTCCCCTTCACCGCCAGTGGCAAGGCCAGTGCAGGCGGCAACAAGGACGGCTTTGTGAAGCTCATCTTCGACGCCAAGTACGGCGAGCTCCTGGGCGCGCACATGATCGGCGCCAACGTCACCGAGATGATCGCCGAGTGCGTGAGCATCCGCAAGCTCGAGACCACCGGCCACGAGATCATCAAGACGGTGCACCCCCACCCCACCATGAGCGAGGCCATCATGGAGGCCGCCGCCGCCGCCTATGGCGAGGTGATCCATCTGTGA
- a CDS encoding rhodanese-like domain-containing protein has translation MPILLVLGPMLAGCFTVRSTDRFTYTKVDAASYARLLADSTARVLVDVRTAGEHEKGHLPGAINRSFLSFRYGRLVRDLDRSTLVFLYCQTCHRSPLAARRMKRMGFRRVVDLEGGFQRWPGPITTVP, from the coding sequence ATGCCGATCCTGCTCGTCCTCGGACCGATGCTCGCGGGCTGTTTCACGGTCCGCAGCACGGACCGGTTCACCTACACCAAGGTCGATGCCGCCTCCTATGCGCGCCTGCTGGCGGACAGCACGGCCCGGGTGCTCGTGGACGTGCGCACCGCCGGGGAGCATGAGAAAGGTCACCTGCCGGGCGCCATCAACCGGAGCTTCCTCTCGTTCCGCTACGGCCGGCTGGTGCGCGACCTCGACCGTTCCACGCTCGTGTTCCTCTATTGCCAGACCTGCCACCGCAGCCCGCTCGCGGCACGGCGGATGAAACGGATGGGCTTTCGCCGGGTGGTGGACCTGGAGGGCGGATTTCAACGGTGGCCTGGGCCGATCACCACTGTTCCCTGA
- a CDS encoding alpha/beta hydrolase, translated as MRVLLPISCSGLLLALSASGQVQRSAPPAPFTLGVVETIRSTTLAEDRVLNIALPQGYHPDSAARYPVIYLLDGSADEDFIHVTGAVQFASFPWVDRVKPSIVVGIANVDRKRDLTFPSTVAKDKADFPTTGGSAAFMRFIAKEMIPFMDANYRTTRERTLIGQSLGGLFATELLLRMPYLFQHYIIVSPSLWWDDGSALDIPADALSAPDIGVASVHITVGKEGKAMVGPARKLAALVRKAHVPRVAFHRITDLDHANILHEAVMEALQWRTDR; from the coding sequence ATGCGTGTTCTGTTGCCCATCAGTTGCTCCGGCCTGCTCCTGGCCCTGTCAGCCAGTGGACAGGTGCAGCGGTCCGCACCGCCTGCGCCCTTCACCTTGGGCGTGGTGGAGACCATTCGCAGCACCACCCTCGCTGAGGACCGCGTCCTCAACATCGCCCTGCCGCAGGGCTACCACCCCGACAGCGCCGCGCGCTACCCGGTGATCTACCTGCTCGATGGAAGTGCCGATGAGGACTTCATCCATGTGACCGGCGCCGTGCAGTTCGCTTCGTTCCCGTGGGTGGATCGGGTGAAGCCGAGCATCGTGGTGGGCATCGCCAACGTGGACCGGAAGCGCGACCTCACCTTTCCCTCCACGGTGGCCAAGGACAAGGCTGACTTCCCGACCACCGGCGGAAGCGCCGCGTTCATGCGGTTCATCGCGAAGGAGATGATCCCCTTCATGGACGCCAACTACCGCACCACCCGGGAGCGCACCCTGATCGGCCAGAGCCTCGGCGGTCTCTTTGCGACGGAGCTGCTGTTGCGCATGCCCTACCTCTTTCAGCACTACATCATCGTAAGTCCCAGCCTGTGGTGGGACGATGGATCGGCCTTGGACATCCCGGCGGATGCCCTCAGCGCGCCCGACATCGGCGTGGCCTCGGTACACATCACCGTGGGCAAGGAGGGAAAGGCCATGGTGGGTCCGGCCCGCAAGCTCGCCGCCCTGGTGCGCAAGGCGCATGTGCCCCGCGTGGCCTTCCACCGCATCACCGACCTGGACCATGCCAACATCCTGCACGAGGCGGTGATGGAGGCGCTGCAGTGGCGCACGGACCGGTGA
- a CDS encoding RidA family protein, whose translation MKQPIFPPNAAKPLAPYTPAIQAGPTLYLSGQIALDEHGDLHMGDIATETHKVMENVGNLLKAAGMGYEHLVKVTIFLSDMAHYAAVNEVYGTYFTETPPAREAVAVKGLPRGVNVEISGVAWKG comes from the coding sequence ATGAAACAGCCCATCTTCCCGCCCAACGCCGCCAAGCCCCTCGCCCCGTACACGCCCGCCATCCAGGCCGGCCCCACGCTCTACCTCAGCGGCCAGATCGCGCTGGATGAACACGGGGACCTGCACATGGGCGATATCGCCACCGAAACGCACAAGGTGATGGAGAACGTGGGCAACCTCTTGAAGGCCGCCGGCATGGGCTATGAGCACCTGGTGAAGGTGACCATCTTCCTGAGCGACATGGCCCACTACGCCGCCGTGAACGAGGTGTACGGCACCTACTTCACCGAAACGCCGCCCGCCCGCGAGGCCGTGGCCGTAAAGGGCCTGCCGCGCGGGGTGAACGTGGAGATCAGCGGGGTGGCCTGGAAGGGGTGA